The Strigops habroptila isolate Jane chromosome 8, bStrHab1.2.pri, whole genome shotgun sequence genome includes a window with the following:
- the ARL14 gene encoding ADP-ribosylation factor-like protein 14: MGLHHTKHSTVKQANILMLGLDSAGKSKLLYKLKSNDVFLTIPTIGFNVDMIETGKDFTLTFWDVGGQKKMREVWCNFLENADGLLYVVDSSDKQRLEESKKEFVHILKNEFLKRVPVIMLANKQDLPGALNAEEITRRFNMKKYCSDRNWYVQPCCAVTGEGLPEALQKLTMFVKHYSRLKETSTIFKESKTL, from the coding sequence ATGGGCCTCCACCACACCAAACACTCCACAGTCAAACAAGCCAATATACTGATGTTAGGACTTGATTCTGCTGGGAAATCTAAGCTGCTGTACAAGCTCAAGTCTAACGATGTTTTTCTAACAATTCCAACAATTGGCTTTAATGTTGACATGATTGAAACTGGGAAGGATTTTACACTGACATTTTGGGATGTTGgaggacaaaagaaaatgagagaggtTTGGTGCAATTTCCTGGAAAATGCAGATGGACTGCTGTATGTTGTGGACAGCTCTGATAAGCAACGTCTGGAAGAATCAAAGAAAGAATTTGtacacattttaaagaatgaatTTCTAAAACGGGTACCAGTCATCATGCTAGCTAACAAGCAGGATTTGCCTGGGGCTTTGAATGCTGAGGAAATAACCAGGAGATTCAACATGAAGAAGTACTGCAGTGACAGGAATTGGTATGTGCAGCCCTGTTGTGCCGTCACAGGAGAAGGTTTGCCCGAAGCACTCCAAAAGCTAACCATGTTTGTAAAACACTACAGCAGATTAAAGGAAACTTCTACCATCttcaaggaaagcaaaacactttAA